GCCCGGAGGCGGCGTTGCGGCGGGGTCGCCCGGCTTGGTGTCCTTCCCAGTCCGTGTGTCCTGCGAGCCCGAGTCTGCGGGGCTCTCCTTCCAGAGGCGCGGGGGCTTCGCGGGCCGGGCGGCGCGGCAGAGATGTGCTCGACGCCGGGGCTGCCGACGCCGGGGGCCTCGCTGGTGCTGCGGGTGTCCTTCGTGGACGTGCAGCCCGCGGTGATCCCCGTGCAGCTCTGGGGGCTGGTGGGCGAGCGGCGGGACGAGTACGTGAGGCTGAGCCGGGAGATCCAGGAAGCGGCGGCGGCCGCGCACGGCCCATGGGCGCTGGGCGGCCCCTCGGCCTCGCCGGGCGAGCTGTGCCTGGTGCAGGCAGGTCTGCTGTGGCACCGCGGCCGCGTAGTCAGCCGGCAGGCGCAGGAGAGCCGCGTCTTCCTGCTGGACGAGGGTCGCACCATCACAGTCGGCGCGGGCTCGCTGGCGCCTGGGCGCAGCGAGTTCTTCCACCTGCCGTCGGAGGTGCTGGGCTGCGTGCTGGCTGGCCTGGTGCCTgcgggcggcagcggcggcgtGGGCGGGGCCGAGCCCCAGCACTGGTCTGCCAGCGCCGTGGACTTCCTTAGCAACCTGCAGGGCAAAGAGATGCACGGACGGGTCCTGGACGTGCTGCTGCTCCACCGTCTGGTCCTCCTGGAGGTGCCCGCGCTGTGCCAGCAGATGCAGGAGCTCGGGCTGGCCCGGCAGGTGCCCGACGGCCTTTTCCGCTCCCTGCTCAAGCGCTACCTCTCGGCCACCGCGGCTGTCCTGGGCCCCGGGGCCCCGGTCGTCTCGCGAATCCCGCCCAAGCAGGAGCAGGCTGGCCTGGATTACTTCTACCCCCAGCTGCAGCTGGGCGTGACGGAGCCCATGGTGGTCACCCAGGTGTGCCATCCCCACCGCATTCACTGCCGGCTCCGCAGCTTCTCGCAGGAGGTCCACCGCCTCTCCGAGAGCATGGCCCAGATATATAGGGGTTCCCCCGGGACAGGGGACGAGAACTATACCAGTGCcacctgggaggagagggaggagagcccAGACAAGCCGGGCTCTCCGTGCGCATCCTGCGGGTTGGATGGACATTGGTACAGAGCGCTCTTGCTTGAGACTTTCCGGCCCCAGCGCTGTGCCCAGGTACTTCATGTGGACTATGGAAGAAAGGAGTTAGTGAGTTGTAATAGCCTTCGCTACTTGCTGCCCGAATATTTTCGAATACCCGTGGTGACATACCCTTGCGCTTTGTACGGACTCTGGgatggtggcagaggctggtctCGGTCACAGGTCGGTGACCTGAAGGCACTGTTTCTGGGCCAGGCAGTGAACGCAAAGATTGAATTTTACTCTTCCTTTGAGCATGTGTATTACGTCACCCTGTATGGAGAAGATGGGATTAATCTTAACTGTGTGTTCGGAGCACAGTCCTGTTGCTTGGCTGACCGATTGCTTCAGAGCCAGGGaatagaggaggaggaggaggggggcggggaggaggaacCGGAAACAGCTTTTCAGTCTCAGTCTCCTGCTGAAGAAGTGGATGAAGAGATTTCACTCCCAGCCTTGAGGTCTATCAGGTTAAAGACGAACGCCTTCTATGACGCCCAGGTGGAGTTTGTGAAAAATCCTTCTGAGTTTTGGATTAGGTTGAGGAAACACAATGGCACCTTCAGCAAATTAATGAGGAGAATGTGCAGTTTCTATGCCTCTGCCAGTAAGCTGGATGGTGTTATTTTGAAACCTGAAGCCGATGACCTTTGCTgtgtgaaatggaaagaaagtgGCTATTATCGGGCTATGGTCACCCGATTAGACGACAAGAGTGTGGATGTATTCTTCGTTGACCGGGGCAATTCGGAAAATATGGACCGGTATGATGTGAGGATGCTGCTCCCTCAGTTTAGGTGGCTACCAATGCTGGCCCTGAGGTGCACCCTGGCAGATATTTGGCCTTCGGGAAAAAATTGGAGCCAGGAGGcaatttcctttttcaaaaagaCCGTGCTGCACAAAGAATTAGTTATCCATGTCCTTGATAAGCAGGATAGTCAGTATGTTATTGAGATTCTTGATGAATCAAGAACAGGGGAAGAAAACATTAGTAAGGTAATTGCTCAGGCTGGATTTGCCAAGTATCAGGAatttgaaacaaaggaaaatattggCAAAAGTGCCCACTCTCCGGGGCATGTTTTAAACCATTTTACtgcaaacaataacaaaatatctTCTGCCAAGAAGGAAGTAGAACACAAAGTCAAGAGAGAGGGTGAAACTACAGCTGTTCCAGAAACTGTGAATGACACAACCGTTGTGACAAACGTTTCAACTGGACTAGTTGTACGggacaaagagaaaagagggtCTGTTTATTCTCCTCTTGTACAGAATTTCTTGGACATTAAGCCAGGCTCTTCTTGTAAAGAGGAGCTAGAAGTTGGAAGTACAGTAGGAGTCAAAGTGTCTCATGTTGAAAACCCTGGCTGTTTCTGGTGCCAGCTGACCAGGAACATAGAAGGATTTAAAGCGCTAATGTGTAGTATTCAGGACCATTGCAAGAATACAGCTACTCCCTACCAGGGAACCACCCCTGCTTGTTTGGCAAAACGAACAGCAAATGGAAAATGGTCCAGGGCTCTGATTACTGGGGCACAATCTTCAGAGCATGTCAACGTCGTATTTGTAGATTATGGAGACAAAGAAACGGTATCTGTGAAGAATATTTATTCAATTAGTGAAGAGTTTCTCAAGGTTAAGGTTCAAGCGTTTAGGTGCAGCCTTTATAATTTAATCCAACCAACGGGTCACAATCCTTTTGTTTGGGATGAAAAGGCAATCCAAGCTTTTAGTGAATTTGTGCATAAGGCATGGGAAGACAATGTAGAATTACAATGCACAATATTTGCTTTGGCTTCCATTCACGTTGAAGAACTGTTTAATGTCGTGGATTTGCTAACACCTTTCCAGAGTGCATGCCATTTTTTGGTAGAACAGAGACTTGCAAGACCAGTACAACTTCAGAAGCCTCTGGAGTCCTCTGTTCAGCTCCATTCTTACTACTATTCTACACATGATATGAAAATTGGAAGTGAAGAATCAGTGTATGTAACACATGTCGATGACCCTTGGACATTTTATTGCCAGCTGggaagaaatgcaaatattttagaaCAGTTGTCATATCATATTACACAATTAAGTAAAGTTTTGCTGAGTTTAAAAACATCTCCCTTGGTCCCCAGCACATTGTGCCTTGCCAGGTATACTGACGGAAACTGGTATAGGGGGATAATCatagaaaaagaaccaaataaagtcttttttgttgattttggGAATAGTTATGTGGTAGCAAATGATGATCTGCTTCCAATACCTAGCGATGCATATGACGTCTTACTTTTGCCCATGCAAGCCATTAAATGTTCATTATCTGATATTCCTGATCATATACCAGAAGAAGTTACAACGCGGTTTCAGGAGACTATTTCAGATAAGTCATTGAAGGCTTTGGTTGTAGCAAAAGATCCAGATGGAAGACTGATTATAGAACTATATGACAACAGTATTCAAATTAATGCTAATATTAATGAGAAGTTAGGACTCCTGGGTTCCAAAGGCgggacaagaaagaaagaaagtgaatcaCTCCTCTCTACACCTGAAACTCTTGAAGCAAAAAAGGAAGCTGTGAAGTTGTCACCTACACAGTATTTAAGTAAATCAATAGAGAACAAATCAGACAGTTTGGTGATCTTAGAAGCATCATACAAACCTAAGATCAGCTCAGCATGTAAGGAAATCAAATTTTTATGCAGTTCAATGAAGACAAACTTAGTCACTCAGTACCCAGACTCTGTggcaaataaaaataaccaagtgTCTCCATTACCAGTAGAAAAGAAATTAGTGAGTTCGGCTGAGCCCCCTTTGAAAGCCACAAAACTAGAAGCCActcttccagagagaaaaataggAGATTCACGTAACAAAGGTTCGCCTCTAAAATTTTCTGAGTTCCCTCAGAAGACTGTAACGCCTGGCTTTAAAACAACTGTGTATGTTTCTCATATAAATGACCTTTCAGACTTTTATGTTCAACTAACAGAAGATGAGGCTGAAATTGATCGTctttcagagaggttaaacactGTTAGAACAAGGCCTGAATATTATGCAGGTCCACCTTTGCAAAGAGGAGATATAGTATGTGCTGTTTTCCCAGAAGACAATTTATGGTATCGTGCTGCGGTCAAGGAACATCAACCCAATGACCTTCTCTCTGTGCAGTTCATAGATTATGGCAATGTTTCTGTGGTTCACACCAACACAGTAGGCAAACTTGACCTTGTTAATGCACTATCACCCAGACTGTGCATTCACTGTTCCTTAAGGGGACTTGGGGCTCCTAAGACTTTAAACCACAAGGAAATGATGCATTACTTTTCCCGAAGGACAGAGGAGGCGCAACTGAGATGCGAATTTGTTCGATTTCAAGACAAATGGGAAGTTATTCTTGCTGATGAACATGGGATCATAGCAGAAGATATGATGAGCAGATATGCTTTCagtgaaaaatctcaaataggaCTTTCTACCCAAATAGTTAAAGGTGCCTGTTCAAAGTCTGTCAACAAAACAGACGTAGACACTTCTGTATTTCTTAACTGGTATAATCCAAAGATGGAGATGATACGAGCTTATGCCACGGTGATCGATGGACCTGAATATTTTTGGTGTCAGTTTGCGGACACAGAGAAACTTCAGTATTTAGAAGTGGAAGTACAAACTGCTGGAGAGCAGGTGACAGCTTGGAGAAGGTGCATCCCCTGCCCTCATATCGGAGATCCTTGCATAGTGAGATACAGAGAAGACGGGCATTATTACAGGGCACTTGTCACCAATATTTGTGAAGATTCTCTTGTGTCCGTCAGGCTTGTGGACTTTGGAAACGTTGAAGACTGTGTGGACCCCAAAGCCCTCTGGAACATCCCTTCTGAACTGTTGGCAGTTCCCATGCAAGCCTTTCCATGTTGCCTCTCAGGATTTAATATTTCAGAAGGTGCATGCCCTCAAGAGGGAAATGACTACTTTTATGAAATAGTAACAGAAGGTATGTTGGaggtaaaaatattagaaatcaaAAGGGATGTTTGTGATATCCTTTTAGCCATCGTTGACTTGAAAAGCAAAGGCGAAAGTATcagtgagaaaatgaagaaatattctaAGATTGGTGCGAGTGACAGTGACCTGCCCTATGAAAAACATGGCGTAGACATAAAGGGAGCTCTTGGGTCCCCCAGTCCCGAAGTTGGACTTCAGAAACCAAGTAGCAAAGCTGGACAAGACAAAGCACTCTGTGTCGAATCACAGACAGGTAAGCTCTTGGAAAGAATTGACAAAGACTTAAGCATCATTGAAACCAAACCAGGTAAATTCTTTGTCCCCAAAACTGATAACATttttgaaacttttgaaaaccCAGGCAAAGATGAAAGTGGCACTGAGATGCTGGAAGGTAACGTCGAGTGCCATCTGGGTGACAGAGCGAAGTTTGATGATAAGTACCTAATTACAGAATTTAGCACATTGTTACCACATGCCACCGAAACAGAGGAGGCACTGGAACTGAATTCCCTTGAGGTGGAGCTTTCTCCTGATGATGAGTCCAAAGAATTCCTGGAGCTGGAATTCATTGAATTGCAGCATTCCTTAGTTgcagaggaggggaaagaagagCTGGGCCTGGTGCCTCTGTCTGTGCCTCTTCCCCAAGGCTGTGACCCAGCGGCCAACCTGCCACCGTTGGCAGGGCTACTGCCCCTCAACTGTGAAGCCGAGAAACAGCCTGAACTAGAATTACCTACAGCCCAGCTGTGTCTAGAGGACAAAATAAACCCTTTGTCTTTAAGAGTTAGTCAGAAAGCCCAACAATCCCTGTGTGCTGAGGATGCAAGAAGGTTCAGTTGTGCGGAATGCTTTGATGAGGAGCATAGGCTGTGCCAACACGGAAAGACCTGCTCTGCCAAGATGCAGATTGAAATGAATATCTATAAAGAAGAATTTACAGAACATACATCTCTGTTTAGAGATGCCGTGTCATCGTTGAACTCTGTGTTTTCTGAAGAAGAACCCGGAAGGAAACACAATCACACTTTACCAGATCACGTCTCgggtatgtgtgtttttttttgttgttgttgttgttttttcccattCGCTTTTACTTAACTAACTGAAAAGtacttatttgttttaaagaaaagagaataattcttatttgaatttttaaaatattaatttggggGAGGGAAGATTAAAACCTGAGAAGAGAATCAGATTTGGATTTTACGAAGGGTATTTTAAACGTGGGTAATTAAGTAGTAAAATCAACgtaaaataattctttatatgcTGGGTGAAATGCTGAattattaattttgcttttaaaaatagaatgcttCAAGTCTGTGTCTCCAAAAAgtaatcacatttaaaatataaacaaatcatcTCTAGAATCAAGAGGTTATGTTTTTTGgtaagttttgaaaaatatagtgtTCCTTTGCCAAGCATAATAATGTAGGCATGAATTTACAGTAGGGATAGTTtcaacacagttttttttttttgcggtacgcgggcctctcactgttgtggccaatcccgttgcggagcacaggctccggacgcgcaggctcagcggccatggctcacgggcccagccgctccgcggcatgtgggatcttcccggaccagggcacgaacccgtgtcccctgcattggcaggcggactctcaaccactgcgccaccagggaagccccagcacagtTTTAAGAATTAACTGTTTTGCTTCATCATATACCTTGCCATTCGTTTAGAAGCCCTTAAAAAAACGGAGTTAGGGAGCCTGTATTAATCAAGCAAGTTTACAGCCATGAGTAAATATTGGAGAACATTTATTGTCATTaacttttttataaattatttttgctgCTATTTTCTTGTCTACTTAACGAGATTTGAAAGTTACACAAAATAGCTATCttttaggtttattttaaaaataatcaatgttAGACTTTTTAAGTgtcaatttttatattattagatTTGAGCCATTgtacaaaatagagaaaacaatagACTAAGGAGAATGAAAATCATCATAATCCCAGCACCAAGAAATGGCCACTGTGAATGCTATGATGGTGTATATACTTCCTTCCTGACGTTTCTCACCCTTTCTGTGTGTGTCTACTCACATACAGTTTAAAAAACTAACTAGAGGTCATACTGTCATACAGTGTTGAATCCTGCGTTTTAATCCCTTAAATATGCTTTCAAAAATACTTTAGTTTTGTAGTATGCCATCCTGTGGATGTAtggtaatttatttaaataccaCCCTGGAGTTTTAGTCCTCATTGTCACATTTTAATAATAAGTAACAGCTTTGTGATAAAAGTGTCTGCTCACTTGTATGTACCATGCTGCTTTGCTGTAGAA
The DNA window shown above is from Phocoena phocoena chromosome 10, mPhoPho1.1, whole genome shotgun sequence and carries:
- the TDRD6 gene encoding tudor domain-containing protein 6 isoform X2, encoding MCSTPGLPTPGASLVLRVSFVDVQPAVIPVQLWGLVGERRDEYVRLSREIQEAAAAAHGPWALGGPSASPGELCLVQAGLLWHRGRVVSRQAQESRVFLLDEGRTITVGAGSLAPGRSEFFHLPSEVLGCVLAGLVPAGGSGGVGGAEPQHWSASAVDFLSNLQGKEMHGRVLDVLLLHRLVLLEVPALCQQMQELGLARQVPDGLFRSLLKRYLSATAAVLGPGAPVVSRIPPKQEQAGLDYFYPQLQLGVTEPMVVTQVCHPHRIHCRLRSFSQEVHRLSESMAQIYRGSPGTGDENYTSATWEEREESPDKPGSPCASCGLDGHWYRALLLETFRPQRCAQVLHVDYGRKELVSCNSLRYLLPEYFRIPVVTYPCALYGLWDGGRGWSRSQVGDLKALFLGQAVNAKIEFYSSFEHVYYVTLYGEDGINLNCVFGAQSCCLADRLLQSQGIEEEEEGGGEEEPETAFQSQSPAEEVDEEISLPALRSIRLKTNAFYDAQVEFVKNPSEFWIRLRKHNGTFSKLMRRMCSFYASASKLDGVILKPEADDLCCVKWKESGYYRAMVTRLDDKSVDVFFVDRGNSENMDRYDVRMLLPQFRWLPMLALRCTLADIWPSGKNWSQEAISFFKKTVLHKELVIHVLDKQDSQYVIEILDESRTGEENISKVIAQAGFAKYQEFETKENIGKSAHSPGHVLNHFTANNNKISSAKKEVEHKVKREGETTAVPETVNDTTVVTNVSTGLVVRDKEKRGSVYSPLVQNFLDIKPGSSCKEELEVGSTVGVKVSHVENPGCFWCQLTRNIEGFKALMCSIQDHCKNTATPYQGTTPACLAKRTANGKWSRALITGAQSSEHVNVVFVDYGDKETVSVKNIYSISEEFLKVKVQAFRCSLYNLIQPTGHNPFVWDEKAIQAFSEFVHKAWEDNVELQCTIFALASIHVEELFNVVDLLTPFQSACHFLVEQRLARPVQLQKPLESSVQLHSYYYSTHDMKIGSEESVYVTHVDDPWTFYCQLGRNANILEQLSYHITQLSKVLLSLKTSPLVPSTLCLARYTDGNWYRGIIIEKEPNKVFFVDFGNSYVVANDDLLPIPSDAYDVLLLPMQAIKCSLSDIPDHIPEEVTTRFQETISDKSLKALVVAKDPDGRLIIELYDNSIQINANINEKLGLLGSKGGTRKKESESLLSTPETLEAKKEAVKLSPTQYLSKSIENKSDSLVILEASYKPKISSACKEIKFLCSSMKTNLVTQYPDSVANKNNQVSPLPVEKKLVSSAEPPLKATKLEATLPERKIGDSRNKGSPLKFSEFPQKTVTPGFKTTVYVSHINDLSDFYVQLTEDEAEIDRLSERLNTVRTRPEYYAGPPLQRGDIVCAVFPEDNLWYRAAVKEHQPNDLLSVQFIDYGNVSVVHTNTVGKLDLVNALSPRLCIHCSLRGLGAPKTLNHKEMMHYFSRRTEEAQLRCEFVRFQDKWEVILADEHGIIAEDMMSRYAFSEKSQIGLSTQIVKGACSKSVNKTDVDTSVFLNWYNPKMEMIRAYATVIDGPEYFWCQFADTEKLQYLEVEVQTAGEQVTAWRRCIPCPHIGDPCIVRYREDGHYYRALVTNICEDSLVSVRLVDFGNVEDCVDPKALWNIPSELLAVPMQAFPCCLSGFNISEGACPQEGNDYFYEIVTEGMLEVKILEIKRDVCDILLAIVDLKSKGESISEKMKKYSKIGASDSDLPYEKHGVDIKGALGSPSPEVGLQKPSSKAGQDKALCVESQTGKLLERIDKDLSIIETKPGKFFVPKTDNIFETFENPGKDESGTEMLEGNVECHLGDRAKFDDKYLITEFSTLLPHATETEEALELNSLEVELSPDDESKEFLELEFIELQHSLVAEEGKEELGLVPLSVPLPQGCDPAANLPPLAGLLPLNCEAEKQPELELPTAQLCLEDKINPLSLRVSQKAQQSLCAEDARRFSCAECFDEEHRLCQHGKTCSAKMQIEMNIYKEEFTEHTSLFRDAVSSLNSVFSEEEPGRKHNHTLPDHVSAQPENTYTLKGFPVGSKCVVWSSLRNTWSKCEILELAEEGTRKRGLEMIEI
- the TDRD6 gene encoding tudor domain-containing protein 6 isoform X1, which translates into the protein MCSTPGLPTPGASLVLRVSFVDVQPAVIPVQLWGLVGERRDEYVRLSREIQEAAAAAHGPWALGGPSASPGELCLVQAGLLWHRGRVVSRQAQESRVFLLDEGRTITVGAGSLAPGRSEFFHLPSEVLGCVLAGLVPAGGSGGVGGAEPQHWSASAVDFLSNLQGKEMHGRVLDVLLLHRLVLLEVPALCQQMQELGLARQVPDGLFRSLLKRYLSATAAVLGPGAPVVSRIPPKQEQAGLDYFYPQLQLGVTEPMVVTQVCHPHRIHCRLRSFSQEVHRLSESMAQIYRGSPGTGDENYTSATWEEREESPDKPGSPCASCGLDGHWYRALLLETFRPQRCAQVLHVDYGRKELVSCNSLRYLLPEYFRIPVVTYPCALYGLWDGGRGWSRSQVGDLKALFLGQAVNAKIEFYSSFEHVYYVTLYGEDGINLNCVFGAQSCCLADRLLQSQGIEEEEEGGGEEEPETAFQSQSPAEEVDEEISLPALRSIRLKTNAFYDAQVEFVKNPSEFWIRLRKHNGTFSKLMRRMCSFYASASKLDGVILKPEADDLCCVKWKESGYYRAMVTRLDDKSVDVFFVDRGNSENMDRYDVRMLLPQFRWLPMLALRCTLADIWPSGKNWSQEAISFFKKTVLHKELVIHVLDKQDSQYVIEILDESRTGEENISKVIAQAGFAKYQEFETKENIGKSAHSPGHVLNHFTANNNKISSAKKEVEHKVKREGETTAVPETVNDTTVVTNVSTGLVVRDKEKRGSVYSPLVQNFLDIKPGSSCKEELEVGSTVGVKVSHVENPGCFWCQLTRNIEGFKALMCSIQDHCKNTATPYQGTTPACLAKRTANGKWSRALITGAQSSEHVNVVFVDYGDKETVSVKNIYSISEEFLKVKVQAFRCSLYNLIQPTGHNPFVWDEKAIQAFSEFVHKAWEDNVELQCTIFALASIHVEELFNVVDLLTPFQSACHFLVEQRLARPVQLQKPLESSVQLHSYYYSTHDMKIGSEESVYVTHVDDPWTFYCQLGRNANILEQLSYHITQLSKVLLSLKTSPLVPSTLCLARYTDGNWYRGIIIEKEPNKVFFVDFGNSYVVANDDLLPIPSDAYDVLLLPMQAIKCSLSDIPDHIPEEVTTRFQETISDKSLKALVVAKDPDGRLIIELYDNSIQINANINEKLGLLGSKGGTRKKESESLLSTPETLEAKKEAVKLSPTQYLSKSIENKSDSLVILEASYKPKISSACKEIKFLCSSMKTNLVTQYPDSVANKNNQVSPLPVEKKLVSSAEPPLKATKLEATLPERKIGDSRNKGSPLKFSEFPQKTVTPGFKTTVYVSHINDLSDFYVQLTEDEAEIDRLSERLNTVRTRPEYYAGPPLQRGDIVCAVFPEDNLWYRAAVKEHQPNDLLSVQFIDYGNVSVVHTNTVGKLDLVNALSPRLCIHCSLRGLGAPKTLNHKEMMHYFSRRTEEAQLRCEFVRFQDKWEVILADEHGIIAEDMMSRYAFSEKSQIGLSTQIVKGACSKSVNKTDVDTSVFLNWYNPKMEMIRAYATVIDGPEYFWCQFADTEKLQYLEVEVQTAGEQVTAWRRCIPCPHIGDPCIVRYREDGHYYRALVTNICEDSLVSVRLVDFGNVEDCVDPKALWNIPSELLAVPMQAFPCCLSGFNISEGACPQEGNDYFYEIVTEGMLEVKILEIKRDVCDILLAIVDLKSKGESISEKMKKYSKIGASDSDLPYEKHGVDIKGALGSPSPEVGLQKPSSKAGQDKALCVESQTGKLLERIDKDLSIIETKPGKFFVPKTDNIFETFENPGKDESGTEMLEGNVECHLGDRAKFDDKYLITEFSTLLPHATETEEALELNSLEVELSPDDESKEFLELEFIELQHSLVAEEGKEELGLVPLSVPLPQGCDPAANLPPLAGLLPLNCEAEKQPELELPTAQLCLEDKINPLSLRVSQKAQQSLCAEDARRFSCAECFDEEHRLCQHGKTCSAKMQIEMNIYKEEFTEHTSLFRDAVSSLNSVFSEEEPGRKHNHTLPDHVSAQPENTYTLKGFPVGSKCVVWSSLRNTWSKCEILELAEEGTRVLNLSNGMEEVVNPENVWNGIDKLDKSPCEKRGLEMIEI